GGATCGACCGGCCCGGGCATCAGGCTGCCAGAATCAAAGGTCTGCATCAGAGACCTGCATCAATCACCAGCATCAGAAACCTGCGCCGCCAAACGAGGCGGGCGCAGGATCGACCACGACGACTTTGCGATCACGGATCTGAGCCACGGCGAGGCCGCGTTCGTTGGTGCCATCGGGGCGCAGGCGGAAGATACCGGTGGCACCCTGGAAGCCCGCGCCCTGGGTTAGCGCAGCCCCGGTCAGCGCATTCGACTTGCCGGATTTGACCAGCGCGCCAATGGCGGCGATGCCGTCATAGCCAAGTGCGGCGATGGGATGCGGATCGGTGCCGTAAGCGGAATTGTAGCGGGCGCGGAAGGCCTGATCCTTGCGCGGGTCGGGCATGGCGAACCAGCCCCCCTGAACGCCCGGAAGCTCCAGCGTTTGCGGCGGGATGTCCCAACGGGAAAGGCCGATATATTGCGTGGTCGCGGGGCTGAGACCGGCTTCGGGCAACATCTGTGCGAAAAGCGGCAGGGCCCCCGCAGTGTTGGCGGTGAGGAAGATCGCGTTGGCCTGACCTGAGGCGGCAGCGGCCTTGATACGGGGCATGGCGGCGACAACGCCTTGCTGGCTGAACTCGTAAGAAACGGTGCCCGCCATGGTGGCGCCGGTGCGCGCGACGGCCGATTG
This window of the Rhodobacteraceae bacterium LMO-JJ12 genome carries:
- a CDS encoding penicillin-binding protein activator codes for the protein MFAVLSPIRKSAARLTALAAILWLAACEPISLGGGVASGGGPSINPSAPVPVALLLPRGSGSNSDEFLAKSLEDAARLAIADLDGVMIDLRVYATAGNAGTAQAAAAQAVADGAKIILGPVFGEAANAAGVAAAPKGVNVLAFSNNPTIAGGNVFVLGPTFENTATRLAGYAVRQGKGRILVVHSQNLAGELGSRAIQSAVARTGATMAGTVSYEFSQQGVVAAMPRIKAAAASGQANAIFLTANTAGALPLFAQMLPEAGLSPATTQYIGLSRWDIPPQTLELPGVQGGWFAMPDPRKDQAFRARYNSAYGTDPHPIAALGYDGIAAIGALVKSGKSNALTGAALTQGAGFQGATGIFRLRPDGTNERGLAVAQIRDRKVVVVDPAPASFGGAGF